From a region of the Thalassospira sp. TSL5-1 genome:
- a CDS encoding 4'-phosphopantetheinyl transferase superfamily protein, with amino-acid sequence MQIVSAFEGRVFWGWKRLDNLPENRLERRQVTSDVARGALCDLAVKVTGESGLTYHRDDEGKPAIRRTENSGFYGASISHSRDIFAVAFCLAGAVGIDIEYRDLARKIARLEKWLFGDRRENSNSHDAQRMAQLAKDPRQNDFYQQWCVYEAIFKCTGINDPALKLPSDTVYLDEWPDYAGALVWQGT; translated from the coding sequence ATGCAAATAGTGTCCGCCTTTGAAGGCAGGGTTTTCTGGGGCTGGAAACGGCTTGATAACCTGCCGGAAAACCGCCTGGAACGGCGACAGGTGACATCGGATGTGGCGCGTGGTGCCCTGTGTGATCTTGCGGTAAAGGTAACGGGTGAAAGCGGCCTGACCTATCATCGTGATGACGAAGGCAAGCCTGCCATTCGCCGGACGGAAAATAGCGGGTTTTATGGGGCCAGCATTTCGCATAGCCGGGATATTTTTGCCGTGGCCTTTTGCCTGGCGGGTGCCGTCGGCATTGATATTGAATATCGCGACCTGGCGCGCAAAATTGCCCGGCTGGAAAAATGGCTGTTTGGCGACCGGCGGGAAAATTCCAATAGCCACGATGCGCAACGCATGGCCCAGCTTGCCAAGGATCCGCGCCAGAATGATTTTTACCAGCAATGGTGCGTGTATGAGGCGATTTTCAAATGCACCGGCATTAATGACCCGGCGCTAAAACTGCCTTCTGACACGGTTTATCTGGATGAATGGCCTGATTATGCCGGGGCATTGGTTTGGCAAGGGACCTGA
- a CDS encoding ABC transporter ATP-binding protein, with the protein MSSISLSNVTKTFGGADVIKGVDLSIEDGELVVFVGPSGCGKSTLLRLISGLEEISGGEIHLGEKRVDHLSASARDIAMVFQSYALYPHMTVAENIGFPLKMAGKSKTGIEEKTHEIGTILQLLPLFDRTPKQLSGGQRQRVAIGRALARDPQIILLDEPLSNLDAALRVDMRMELARLHRTLKATMIYVTHDQVEAMTMADRIVVLRDGTVEQVGSPLDLYLKPVNQFVAGFIGSPRMNFWTATTNENGDLVLPSGTALPLPYKLAAQQPVTVGVRPEHLVLAADDGTATLQGTVLSVEHLGSDTFVQLHCGFGDPAQSDINVRFGGIVPVRMGERVNLSVASRDNWHIFDANGLRVEDAA; encoded by the coding sequence ATGTCATCCATATCATTGTCAAATGTCACCAAGACCTTTGGGGGTGCCGACGTCATCAAAGGCGTTGATCTGTCGATCGAGGATGGGGAACTGGTTGTCTTTGTCGGGCCGTCAGGCTGTGGGAAATCAACCCTGCTGCGCCTGATTTCCGGGCTTGAGGAAATATCTGGCGGGGAAATTCATCTGGGTGAAAAACGGGTGGATCATCTTTCCGCCTCTGCGCGCGATATCGCCATGGTGTTTCAGTCCTATGCGCTTTATCCGCATATGACAGTGGCGGAAAATATTGGCTTCCCTCTTAAAATGGCCGGTAAATCCAAAACCGGGATCGAGGAAAAAACACACGAAATCGGCACCATTCTGCAATTGCTGCCACTGTTTGACCGCACCCCAAAACAGTTATCGGGCGGCCAGCGCCAGCGCGTTGCCATTGGCCGGGCTTTGGCGCGGGATCCACAAATTATTTTGCTCGACGAACCGTTATCGAACCTGGATGCCGCCCTGCGGGTTGACATGCGCATGGAGCTGGCCCGCCTGCATCGCACCCTGAAGGCCACCATGATTTATGTCACCCATGATCAGGTGGAAGCCATGACAATGGCCGACCGGATTGTGGTTTTGCGCGACGGGACCGTCGAACAGGTCGGGTCCCCGCTGGACCTTTATCTAAAACCGGTCAACCAGTTTGTCGCCGGCTTTATTGGCTCCCCCAGAATGAATTTCTGGACAGCCACAACCAACGAAAACGGTGATCTGGTCTTGCCATCGGGCACGGCCCTGCCCTTGCCTTACAAACTGGCAGCACAGCAACCGGTAACGGTAGGCGTGCGTCCCGAACATCTTGTTTTGGCAGCCGATGATGGTACGGCAACGTTGCAGGGTACGGTTTTATCGGTCGAACATTTGGGTTCTGACACATTTGTTCAACTGCATTGCGGGTTTGGTGATCCGGCGCAAAGTGACATCAATGTCCGTTTTGGCGGAATCGTTCCCGTCCGCATGGGCGAACGTGTGAACCTGTCTGTTGCCAGCCGGGATAACTGGCATATTTTTGATGCCAATGGCCTGCGCGTGGAAGATGCGGCTTAA
- a CDS encoding carbohydrate kinase family protein — MRKTPQSHKPRRPDPTREIISIGTINVDQLLGPVDHWPDRGTETVYPDYEMRVGGGGGIFGAALMALGAHQRMVVNIGDDEMGQWLKSQFGPLADHWHHSKAVTSVTIGLTHSDKERTFLSNEGHSALFDADMARAMLKHAELKGAIALLVGNFLMPRLVPDCTRLLGELRDAEAIVALDTAWPTGGWTDTVQDHLQNWLPLVDILLINEVEAAGLLGITIDDFTANVDAHMRAISPKLAPNGIVIVKRGSQGASACQNDHVLHAAPTEKINVIDTVGAGDCFNAGFLLAFQHGVELANCLHVGIEVAGKAIASHPRRYPALHDLNSRIRALLEQPHHPASDQITFDQVENA, encoded by the coding sequence ATGCGTAAAACACCCCAATCCCATAAGCCCCGCCGGCCCGATCCAACGCGCGAAATCATTTCCATTGGCACCATCAATGTGGACCAGTTGCTGGGCCCGGTGGACCATTGGCCCGACCGGGGTACCGAAACCGTCTATCCCGATTACGAAATGCGGGTGGGTGGCGGCGGCGGCATATTTGGGGCCGCCCTGATGGCCCTTGGTGCCCATCAGCGCATGGTGGTCAATATCGGCGATGATGAAATGGGACAATGGCTGAAATCGCAATTCGGCCCGCTGGCCGATCACTGGCACCACAGCAAGGCTGTGACATCCGTGACCATCGGCCTGACCCATTCCGACAAGGAACGAACCTTTCTCTCTAACGAGGGGCATAGCGCCCTTTTTGATGCCGACATGGCGCGCGCCATGCTGAAACATGCCGAATTAAAAGGTGCCATCGCCCTATTGGTTGGCAATTTCCTGATGCCGCGCCTGGTGCCTGACTGCACCCGTCTGCTTGGCGAATTACGCGATGCCGAGGCCATCGTCGCCCTTGATACCGCCTGGCCCACCGGCGGCTGGACCGATACGGTTCAGGACCACCTGCAAAACTGGCTGCCCCTGGTGGACATCCTGTTGATCAACGAGGTCGAAGCCGCCGGATTGCTGGGCATCACAATTGATGATTTTACCGCCAATGTCGATGCCCATATGCGGGCCATCAGCCCCAAACTGGCCCCCAACGGGATTGTTATTGTCAAACGCGGCAGCCAGGGGGCCTCGGCATGCCAAAACGACCATGTCCTTCATGCAGCACCCACTGAAAAAATCAACGTCATCGATACCGTGGGCGCAGGCGACTGTTTCAATGCGGGCTTCCTGCTGGCCTTTCAGCACGGCGTTGAACTGGCAAACTGCCTGCATGTCGGCATCGAGGTGGCAGGCAAAGCCATTGCCAGCCACCCGCGCCGTTATCCTGCTCTGCATGATTTAAACAGCCGCATTCGGGCGTTGCTCGAACAGCCCCACCACCCTGCATCCGATCAAATCACTTTCGATCAAGTGGAGAACGCCTGA
- a CDS encoding carbohydrate ABC transporter permease, translating to MQTSLAKKIAIYLGAALLALVIALPVLWLFIMSISSSTHLTTLPLEWWPDSPTLENYRSLLIYAENTPSQSFLYAIRNSIFIALAATGLSICAAIPAAYSFSRMPGPRRKNLLYAVIAIFMLPPVALVLPLYTVMSALGLLNTHFALIVVYCSILLPFATWLLKSNFDTIPGDLDEAPIIDGANRLQAIWYVILPIARPALGAAVMMSVLLSWDEFFYGLLFTNDIRSKTITVAIADLAAGRVADYGLISAAGILAAVPPVILAFFMQKTLVSGLASGSVKG from the coding sequence ATGCAAACATCCCTGGCAAAAAAAATAGCGATTTATCTGGGCGCGGCCCTGCTGGCACTGGTCATTGCCCTGCCCGTCCTGTGGCTGTTTATCATGAGCATCAGTTCATCCACCCATCTGACAACCCTGCCCCTGGAATGGTGGCCCGATAGCCCAACCTTGGAAAACTATCGCAGCTTGCTGATCTATGCCGAAAACACCCCGTCGCAAAGTTTCCTGTATGCCATCCGCAACAGCATTTTCATTGCCCTTGCCGCGACAGGACTGTCAATTTGTGCGGCCATTCCCGCCGCATACAGCTTTTCGCGCATGCCCGGCCCGCGTCGTAAAAATCTGCTTTATGCCGTGATCGCCATCTTCATGCTGCCACCCGTCGCCCTTGTGTTACCGCTTTATACGGTCATGAGTGCTTTGGGGCTGCTTAACACGCATTTTGCCCTGATCGTGGTTTATTGTTCCATCCTGCTGCCCTTCGCGACCTGGCTGTTAAAAAGCAATTTTGACACGATCCCCGGCGATCTGGACGAAGCACCCATCATTGACGGGGCCAACCGGTTACAGGCGATCTGGTATGTCATCCTGCCCATCGCCCGCCCCGCCTTGGGCGCGGCTGTCATGATGTCGGTTCTGCTGTCCTGGGATGAATTTTTCTATGGACTGTTATTTACCAACGACATCCGTTCCAAAACCATCACGGTCGCCATTGCCGATTTGGCCGCCGGTCGCGTTGCCGATTACGGCCTGATTTCGGCTGCCGGTATTCTGGCTGCCGTGCCACCGGTTATTTTGGCCTTTTTCATGCAAAAAACCCTGGTTTCAGGGTTGGCCAGTGGCAGTGTTAAGGGATGA
- a CDS encoding carbohydrate ABC transporter permease, translating to MITHRKTVTAWLLLTPMIVMILGVSGYPLIKTIYFSMTGAKLVAPDLTDSWVWFHNYVRALSSANFREAIWHTTYFAVISVGAEVVIGVMVALLLNEVFVGRTLLRAMLILPLALPTVVNAMMWRLIYNPDFGALNALLVQLGMLDAYRSWLGDPATALDMVIIADVWKNFPLVALIALAALQTVPRDLYEAATLDGAGMWNRFWRITLPAIMGPLSVALVLRTIEAFKVFDIIYVMTRGGPASSTKTVSFYVYQEAFAYMRVGSGASYALIVVLISACLIAGYMYLIRKHGEA from the coding sequence ATGATTACCCATCGTAAAACGGTGACGGCGTGGCTACTGCTGACCCCGATGATCGTGATGATCCTTGGGGTCAGCGGATACCCGTTGATCAAAACCATTTATTTCAGCATGACGGGGGCCAAACTGGTCGCCCCGGATTTGACCGATAGCTGGGTCTGGTTTCACAATTATGTGCGGGCTTTGTCTTCGGCCAATTTCCGCGAGGCCATTTGGCACACCACCTATTTTGCCGTTATTTCCGTTGGCGCGGAAGTCGTGATCGGCGTGATGGTGGCCTTGCTTTTAAACGAGGTATTTGTGGGTCGCACCCTGCTGCGCGCCATGCTGATCCTGCCTTTGGCCCTGCCAACCGTGGTCAATGCCATGATGTGGCGGCTGATTTACAACCCCGATTTCGGGGCATTGAATGCCCTGCTGGTGCAATTGGGGATGCTGGATGCCTATCGCTCCTGGCTGGGTGATCCGGCAACGGCACTGGATATGGTGATTATTGCCGATGTCTGGAAAAACTTCCCCCTGGTCGCACTCATTGCCCTTGCCGCCCTGCAAACCGTCCCCCGGGATTTATACGAAGCCGCAACCCTGGACGGTGCGGGCATGTGGAACCGGTTTTGGCGCATTACGCTGCCTGCCATTATGGGGCCACTTAGTGTGGCGCTGGTCCTGCGCACGATCGAGGCCTTCAAGGTGTTTGACATTATCTATGTCATGACACGCGGCGGCCCGGCCAGCAGCACCAAAACCGTCAGCTTTTATGTCTATCAGGAAGCCTTCGCCTATATGCGGGTGGGGTCCGGGGCTTCCTATGCCCTGATCGTGGTGCTGATCAGCGCCTGCCTGATTGCCGGTTACATGTATCTGATCCGCAAGCACGGAGAGGCCTGA
- a CDS encoding extracellular solute-binding protein, whose translation MKIKNVLKSAVFGIFAVSGAAHAADVTLNALFMAQAAYSEDDIRNMTADFKAANPGVDVNVELVPYEALHDKIVLSQSANGYDVVLYDVIWPAEFAQYKLLEDVSDRIDEKTREAVLKGAWTTVEYDGKYYGMPWIADTKFLFYNKDMLKKAGFDTPPTTWEELETQAKAIKDKGIVDYPLVWSWSQSEAAICDYTTILSAMGGKFLDADGKPAFNTGGGLKALQYMVGTLDDGVTNPNSREYAEEDVRRVFSSGQAAFALNWGYMYNLANDPAESQVAGNVGIVPAPGAKGISKASAVNGSMGLGIPSKSTHKEEAWKYIQFLTSEKVQNKYARLSLPIWKASYSDPDVIKGQEPFVNAAKTSLAVMAPRPTMAAYQEASAVLQEALQNAMLGTSSPADALDEAAKTISDMQ comes from the coding sequence ATGAAGATCAAAAATGTCCTCAAGAGTGCTGTTTTCGGCATCTTTGCCGTATCCGGTGCCGCGCATGCCGCCGATGTGACCCTGAACGCCCTGTTCATGGCCCAGGCCGCCTATAGCGAAGACGACATTCGCAACATGACCGCCGACTTCAAGGCCGCCAATCCCGGCGTTGATGTCAATGTCGAGCTGGTCCCCTACGAAGCCCTGCATGACAAGATTGTTCTGTCACAAAGTGCCAATGGTTATGACGTCGTGCTGTATGACGTGATCTGGCCCGCCGAATTTGCCCAATACAAACTGCTGGAAGATGTCTCGGACCGGATTGACGAGAAAACCCGCGAGGCTGTTCTCAAGGGGGCCTGGACCACGGTGGAATATGACGGCAAATATTATGGCATGCCCTGGATTGCCGATACCAAGTTCCTTTTTTACAACAAGGACATGCTGAAAAAGGCCGGATTTGACACTCCGCCAACCACCTGGGAAGAACTGGAAACCCAGGCCAAGGCCATCAAGGACAAGGGGATTGTCGATTATCCGCTGGTTTGGTCGTGGTCACAATCCGAAGCCGCGATTTGCGATTACACCACCATTCTATCGGCGATGGGCGGCAAGTTCCTGGATGCCGACGGCAAACCGGCTTTCAACACGGGCGGTGGCCTGAAGGCCCTGCAATATATGGTTGGAACCCTGGATGATGGCGTCACCAACCCCAATTCGCGCGAATATGCCGAAGAAGACGTCCGCCGCGTCTTTTCCAGCGGACAGGCCGCTTTTGCCCTTAACTGGGGCTATATGTACAACCTTGCCAATGACCCGGCAGAAAGCCAGGTTGCCGGCAATGTTGGCATTGTTCCCGCACCGGGCGCAAAGGGCATTTCAAAGGCATCGGCCGTCAACGGGTCGATGGGTCTTGGCATTCCCAGCAAAAGCACCCACAAGGAAGAAGCCTGGAAATATATCCAGTTCCTGACCTCGGAAAAGGTGCAGAACAAATATGCCCGCCTCAGCCTGCCGATCTGGAAGGCATCCTATAGCGACCCCGACGTAATCAAGGGCCAGGAACCGTTTGTCAATGCGGCCAAAACCAGCCTTGCCGTCATGGCACCGCGCCCGACAATGGCGGCCTATCAGGAAGCCTCGGCTGTTTTGCAGGAAGCCCTGCAGAATGCGATGCTGGGCACAAGCTCGCCCGCCGATGCCCTTGATGAGGCGGCGAAAACCATTTCGGACATGCAGTAA
- a CDS encoding ROK family transcriptional regulator, translated as MKEQLSESVLGTNLLHAKSHNRRAVLDAVRRRAGLSRADITRITHLSAQAVSNLVAELEEAGLLLAGEPVRQKRGQPARPYRLNPDGGFAIGFQLSGTQMDAVLVDLLGEERARSSLSINHPDPQQTVDLLVAASRDIIVKSGLDPDRNIGIGIAMPGPVGIAGPTGIAPGWENFDLASAMTAKAGCPVFVENDADAAAISEKLYGTARELDNFVYIFIGHGLGAGLFLDGRIVRGAQGAAGEIGHIPIMANGRKCGCGRKGCLERYVSLLALYDEFDAAHRDDLVLDHNLTRLSALSPDDAPVRHWIDQAALHLTTTFQIISSMLNPQAIILGGLLPEPILTSLWQKVTKLQDVDGPTPTGAHLPVHIGDASTYSAARGAAALPIYQEMIPDFQNMLKVRD; from the coding sequence ATGAAAGAACAGCTGTCAGAAAGTGTCTTGGGCACCAACCTTCTGCACGCCAAAAGCCATAATCGACGCGCGGTTCTTGACGCGGTTCGGCGCCGCGCGGGCCTGTCGCGTGCCGACATTACCCGCATTACCCATTTGTCTGCCCAGGCCGTTTCCAACCTTGTTGCCGAGCTGGAGGAGGCCGGCCTTTTGCTGGCCGGGGAGCCGGTGCGCCAAAAACGCGGCCAGCCTGCCCGACCGTATCGTTTGAACCCCGACGGTGGTTTTGCCATCGGGTTTCAGTTAAGCGGGACGCAAATGGATGCTGTTCTGGTTGATCTTTTAGGGGAAGAGCGCGCGCGATCCAGCCTGAGCATCAATCATCCTGACCCGCAACAGACGGTGGACCTTCTGGTGGCGGCCAGCCGGGATATTATCGTTAAATCCGGGCTGGATCCGGACCGGAATATTGGCATCGGCATTGCGATGCCGGGCCCGGTTGGCATTGCCGGGCCAACTGGTATTGCACCGGGCTGGGAAAATTTTGACCTTGCCAGCGCCATGACCGCCAAGGCGGGGTGCCCGGTTTTTGTTGAAAATGATGCCGATGCGGCGGCGATTTCCGAAAAGCTGTATGGCACAGCCCGGGAACTGGATAATTTCGTGTATATCTTTATCGGGCATGGCCTTGGCGCGGGGCTGTTTTTGGATGGGCGGATTGTGCGTGGTGCCCAGGGGGCAGCGGGCGAAATTGGCCATATCCCGATTATGGCCAATGGTCGTAAATGTGGCTGTGGGCGGAAGGGCTGTCTTGAGAGATATGTATCGCTATTGGCGTTGTATGATGAATTTGATGCCGCCCATCGCGATGATCTGGTTCTTGATCACAATTTAACCCGGCTTTCTGCCCTGTCGCCTGATGATGCCCCAGTGCGGCACTGGATTGATCAGGCGGCATTGCATCTGACAACCACATTCCAAATTATTTCCAGCATGTTGAACCCGCAGGCGATTATATTGGGCGGATTGCTGCCCGAACCGATTTTGACCTCCCTGTGGCAAAAAGTCACAAAATTGCAGGATGTTGACGGCCCAACGCCAACGGGGGCCCATTTGCCCGTTCATATTGGCGATGCCAGCACCTATTCGGCGGCACGCGGGGCCGCCGCCCTGCCGATTTATCAGGAAATGATCCCGGATTTTCAAAACATGTTAAAAGTTCGAGATTAG
- a CDS encoding VOC family protein: MPLIGQFSIVVDDYDEAIAFYCHKIGFDLIEDTDMGNGKRWVLIEPPRAPENATRILLAKASTDAQRNAIGNQTGGRVGFFLMTDDFETDHARMIENGVRFLESPRHEPYGIVAVFEDLYGNKWDLLNPA; the protein is encoded by the coding sequence ATGCCGCTTATTGGTCAATTTTCAATTGTCGTTGATGATTATGACGAAGCCATCGCCTTTTATTGCCATAAAATCGGGTTTGACTTGATTGAAGATACCGATATGGGGAATGGCAAACGCTGGGTTTTAATTGAGCCGCCGCGCGCGCCAGAAAACGCCACCCGCATTCTGCTCGCCAAAGCCAGCACCGATGCGCAACGCAACGCAATTGGCAACCAGACCGGTGGACGGGTCGGCTTTTTCCTGATGACGGACGATTTTGAGACGGACCATGCCCGCATGATTGAAAACGGTGTTCGTTTTTTGGAATCCCCGCGCCACGAACCCTATGGCATCGTTGCCGTATTTGAAGATTTGTACGGCAATAAGTGGGATTTGTTAAACCCCGCCTAA
- the radC gene encoding DNA repair protein RadC, which translates to MSAQKPRNTATASIDDGSRVYFDPNGELASLASMTSEATDSLDRKSSKNDKKAPAKMQTTTSDAAADARQETDSTASKNEKNAKAPKPHYFGHRQRLRDRFLKGGSAALAEYEILELLLCMAIPRGDVKPLAKSLIDRFGSLAAVLAASQGDLATCKGVGDAAIAAIKIAEASAQILSRERAMELPVIASWEQLINYCRVRLGHRNTEELHLLFLDRKNRLIADECHQRGTVDHTPVYPREVIKRALELHASALILVHNHPSGDATPSRGDIDMTRKIVDAAKAMEINVHDHIIVSRSGYNSFKTLGLI; encoded by the coding sequence GTGAGTGCCCAAAAACCCCGTAATACCGCCACCGCCTCCATCGATGATGGCAGCCGGGTCTATTTTGACCCCAACGGGGAACTTGCCAGCCTGGCCTCAATGACCAGCGAGGCAACAGATTCTTTGGATCGCAAAAGCAGCAAGAATGACAAAAAAGCCCCTGCCAAAATGCAAACCACGACAAGCGATGCCGCCGCCGATGCGCGACAAGAGACCGACAGCACGGCCAGCAAAAACGAGAAAAACGCCAAAGCACCCAAACCCCATTATTTCGGCCATCGCCAGCGTTTGCGTGACCGCTTTTTAAAAGGGGGCAGTGCCGCCCTTGCCGAATATGAAATTCTGGAACTGTTGCTGTGCATGGCGATCCCGCGCGGCGATGTCAAACCGCTGGCAAAATCGCTGATTGACCGGTTTGGCAGTTTGGCCGCCGTGTTGGCCGCCAGCCAGGGTGACCTTGCCACCTGCAAGGGAGTGGGCGACGCCGCCATTGCCGCAATTAAAATTGCCGAAGCCAGCGCACAAATCCTGTCGCGCGAGCGGGCAATGGAACTCCCCGTGATCGCATCGTGGGAACAATTGATTAATTATTGCCGGGTACGGCTGGGCCATCGCAATACCGAGGAACTGCATTTGCTGTTTCTGGACCGTAAAAACCGCCTGATTGCCGATGAATGCCACCAGCGCGGCACGGTGGACCATACCCCGGTTTATCCGCGCGAAGTGATCAAACGCGCACTGGAACTTCATGCTTCCGCCCTGATCCTGGTGCATAATCACCCCAGTGGCGATGCCACCCCGTCACGCGGCGATATTGACATGACCCGCAAGATCGTAGATGCAGCAAAGGCAATGGAAATCAATGTGCATGACCACATCATTGTCAGCCGGTCAGGCTATAATTCGTTTAAAACACTGGGGCTGATCTGA
- a CDS encoding MarR family winged helix-turn-helix transcriptional regulator, giving the protein MTIALPDALNDECLVLKSRMAARAITRRYNLLLKPYGLQSTQASLLFCIGGGGFQSVSSLARQMDLERSAMTRNLAVLQRQGLIAPNKTGQGRMQVFSLTSQGEEKVRRILPVWQKAQKEIRGELGANDWQAVQKALSRMAAIG; this is encoded by the coding sequence ATGACAATAGCATTGCCCGACGCCCTGAATGATGAATGTTTGGTGTTAAAAAGCCGCATGGCCGCACGCGCCATCACACGGCGTTACAATTTGCTGCTAAAACCTTATGGTTTGCAATCAACGCAGGCGTCGCTTTTGTTTTGCATTGGCGGCGGCGGGTTTCAATCGGTTAGCAGTCTGGCCCGGCAAATGGACCTGGAACGCAGTGCCATGACCCGCAATCTTGCCGTTTTGCAACGTCAGGGCCTGATTGCCCCCAATAAAACCGGGCAGGGCAGAATGCAGGTTTTTTCCCTGACATCGCAGGGTGAAGAAAAAGTCCGGCGGATTTTACCTGTCTGGCAAAAGGCCCAGAAGGAAATTCGGGGCGAACTTGGCGCGAATGACTGGCAGGCTGTGCAAAAGGCGCTATCACGAATGGCGGCGATAGGCTGA
- the fabF gene encoding beta-ketoacyl-ACP synthase II: MTQRIVVTGMGLVTPLGCGLDAVWQRLVAGQSGVVTNHRFDSSNLSTKFAGLVPSHADDPAGLNEEDVISKKDRKKVDLFTIYALAAAQQALTQAGWLDLDQEAKDRTGTVIGTGIGGLPVITHAESVLNDRGPSRISPFVVPSFLANMASGNVSIRYGFRGPIGTPVTACAAGLQAIGDGVRLIRSGEAEVVLAGGTEGCVDPLSISGFSAVRALSTRNDAPTEASRPFDRDRDGFVMGEGAGLMVIETLDHALARGAVPLVEITGYGTSADAYHLTAGPEDGSGCALAVQAALRMAKRAPADIGYINAHATSTPVGDQAEVAGLRRVFGDDLPKIPVSSTKSAIGHLLGAAGGVEAIFTALAIREGMLPPTINLHNVDDSMQDLDFVPNTSRKADIKHGLCNGFGFGGVNASLLLSAYEG, encoded by the coding sequence ATGACACAGCGGATTGTGGTGACGGGGATGGGCCTGGTAACGCCACTGGGATGCGGCCTTGATGCTGTTTGGCAGCGGCTTGTGGCCGGGCAGTCCGGTGTTGTGACCAATCACCGGTTTGACAGCAGCAATCTTTCCACCAAGTTTGCGGGGCTGGTGCCCAGCCATGCCGATGACCCGGCGGGCCTGAATGAAGAAGACGTCATTTCAAAAAAGGATCGTAAAAAGGTTGACCTGTTTACGATTTATGCCCTGGCAGCAGCACAGCAGGCCTTAACCCAGGCGGGCTGGCTGGACCTTGACCAGGAGGCAAAGGACCGTACCGGCACCGTGATTGGCACCGGCATTGGCGGCCTGCCTGTTATTACTCATGCGGAATCGGTGTTGAACGACCGTGGCCCATCGCGCATTTCGCCCTTTGTCGTGCCATCCTTTCTGGCAAATATGGCTTCGGGTAACGTTTCCATCCGCTATGGTTTTCGCGGGCCGATCGGTACACCTGTGACCGCCTGTGCCGCAGGTTTGCAGGCAATTGGCGATGGCGTGCGACTTATCCGCTCTGGCGAGGCTGAGGTGGTGCTGGCAGGCGGGACCGAAGGCTGCGTTGATCCGTTATCGATTAGCGGTTTTTCCGCCGTGCGTGCGCTTTCCACCCGCAACGACGCCCCGACCGAGGCCTCGCGCCCGTTTGATCGTGACCGGGACGGTTTTGTCATGGGTGAAGGGGCCGGGTTGATGGTGATTGAAACGCTTGATCATGCACTGGCACGCGGGGCGGTGCCGCTGGTGGAAATTACCGGTTATGGCACCAGTGCCGATGCCTATCATCTTACCGCCGGGCCGGAAGATGGCTCCGGTTGTGCGCTGGCGGTTCAGGCGGCCTTGCGCATGGCAAAACGCGCGCCGGCGGACATTGGCTATATCAATGCCCACGCCACCTCCACCCCGGTGGGGGATCAGGCAGAGGTCGCCGGGCTGCGCCGTGTATTTGGCGATGATTTGCCAAAAATTCCGGTTTCGTCCACCAAGTCGGCCATTGGGCATTTGCTGGGGGCTGCGGGCGGGGTGGAAGCCATTTTCACCGCCCTTGCCATTCGCGAAGGGATGTTGCCGCCCACCATTAATTTGCACAATGTTGATGACAGCATGCAAGACCTGGATTTTGTGCCCAATACCAGCCGCAAGGCCGACATCAAGCATGGCCTGTGCAACGGGTTTGGCTTTGGCGGGGTTAATGCGTCCTTGTTGTTAAGTGCGTATGAAGGTTAA
- a CDS encoding MarR family winged helix-turn-helix transcriptional regulator, with the protein MPYNPENPLSPTALALATDLHAVLGRLRRKLRKQAHLGDLNWTQKCVLRHLETDGPATVTVLARAEGMRPQSMGPHITALIKAGLVEGTPDPNDGRQTLLSLTPSCREWIQASRALREDWLYHVILDNFSQKEQQTLAEATRLLQRMVDVDR; encoded by the coding sequence ATGCCCTACAATCCGGAAAATCCCCTTTCGCCAACGGCCCTTGCCCTGGCAACCGACCTGCATGCCGTGCTGGGCCGTTTGCGCCGCAAATTGCGCAAACAGGCGCATTTGGGCGATTTGAACTGGACGCAAAAATGTGTGTTGCGCCATCTCGAAACCGATGGCCCGGCCACCGTGACCGTGCTTGCCCGAGCCGAAGGAATGCGCCCGCAATCAATGGGGCCGCATATTACCGCCCTGATCAAGGCCGGGCTGGTGGAAGGGACACCGGACCCCAATGATGGCCGCCAGACTTTGCTGTCTTTAACCCCATCCTGCCGGGAATGGATACAGGCCAGCCGCGCCTTGCGCGAAGACTGGCTGTATCATGTCATTCTGGATAATTTCTCGCAAAAGGAGCAACAAACCCTGGCGGAGGCCACCCGCCTTTTGCAACGCATGGTCGATGTTGACCGCTGA